The Nicotiana tabacum cultivar K326 chromosome 14, ASM71507v2, whole genome shotgun sequence genome contains a region encoding:
- the LOC107815896 gene encoding LOW QUALITY PROTEIN: disease resistance protein Roq1 (The sequence of the model RefSeq protein was modified relative to this genomic sequence to represent the inferred CDS: inserted 1 base in 1 codon; deleted 1 base in 1 codon; substituted 2 bases at 2 genomic stop codons) — MDTQLVRGESSTSSHFSYEVFLSFRGEDTRKTFTGHLYSKLSDVGINTFIDDEELRKGDVISRELEKSIEESRISIIVFSRNYASSSWCLDELVKILECKEKLKQMVLPIFYDVDPSEVRRQTGLFGEALAKHKERSIGAQRVEKWRAALTEAANLSGWDLQNVADGHESKFIENIIQQVLQEVNQTPLDVAWHPVGEDYRVKDIELLLQNECEDGVRMIGIHGVGGIGKTTLAKAIYNQMFRLFDSSCFLSDVRSEAEEFGLVKLQEKLLQQLLKNKDIKVGSIAQGINLIKARLESKKVLIVLDDVDHKNQLESLTRERSWFGSGAIIXVSRCNRLLCRLGEKERYEAELLNANEAMLLFCWHAFDSHFPPEDYVNLARDIIKYSGRLPLALVTLGSHLQGSSVDEWGHEFEKLRAIPHCDIQKILKISFDGLDDGTQTVFLDIACAFHGFDEHEVTEILNACGFHAKSAIATLVQKHLLQKSWNILEMHDLVXDMGREVVRMESARDPGKRSRLFIPQEVCDVLQGNKGSKKVEVLKVDRRAFEGVNLSTKAFKKMKNLRVLIMDELHISGDFELLSKVLRWLSWKKCPLKCIPSNFPAENLVALDMQESDIQEFQLNLQCCRSLKKLDLSYCKQLRRTPNFNGSRSLETLLLGGCSSLTEIHPSIGNLDRLIKLDMSSSEKITYLPSSICQLKSLEDLDVDGCSSIKTLPDNLGDMKSLLCLSASGTGIKQLPRSVEMLRNLLTLRVGGRKREAKRSISGSGVHRIQYSLSTFVSELSLTYCNLSEADIPRDIGSLSSLEYLDLSGNSFHCLPIDFSKLGLLAELCLNDCENLQTLPSVSNLENLAIIELENCQKLVKLQSWTTSLLXSGST, encoded by the exons ATGGATACTCAATTAGTTAGAGGAGAATCATCTACATCTTCTCACTTCTCTTATGAAGTATTCCTGAGTTTTAGAGGTGAAGACACCCGAAAAACATTCACTGGTCATCTTTATTCCAAATTGTCTGATGTTGGAATTAATACCTTCATTGATGATGAGGAATTGAGAAAGGGTGATGTGATTTCAAGAGAACTAGAGAAATCAATTGAAGAGTCAAGAATTTCCATTATTGTTTTCTCAAGAAATTATGCTTCCTCTAGTTGGTGTCTAGATGAACTAGTTAAAATTCTCGAATGCAAAGAGAAATTAAAGCAGATGGTTTTGCCTATTTTCTATGATGTTGATCCTTCTGAAGTGCGAAGACAAACTGGGTTATTTGGGGAAGCTTtggcaaaacataaggaacgatcaaTTGGGGCTCAAAGGGTGGAGAAATGGAGAGCTGCACTTACTGAAGCTGCAAATTTATCTGGATGGGATTTGCAAAATGTTGCTGACGG GCATGAATCAAAGTTTATTGAAAACATTATACAACAAGTCCTACAAGAGGTCAACCAGACGCCTCTAGATGTTGCTTGGCATCCAGTTGGTGAAGATTATCGTGTCAAAGATATAGAGTTGTTATTGCAAAATGAATGTGAAGATGGAGTTCGCATGATTGGTATTCACGGAGTTGGTGGCATAGGGAAAACAACTCTGGCAAAAGCTATCTACAATCAAATGTTTCGACTCTTCGATAGTAGTTGCTTCCTTTCGGATGTTAGATCAGAAGCTGAAGAATTTGGTCTTGTCAAGCTACAAGAGAAACTTCTTCAACAATTACTCAAAAATAAGGACATCAAAGTTGGCAGTATTGCTCAAGGCATCAATCTAATCAAAGCAAGACTCGAGTCAAAGAAGGTTCTAATTGTTCTTGATGACGTGGACCACAAAAACCAATTAGAATCATTAACAAGAGAAAGAAGTTGGTTTGGTTCGGGTGCTATTA AGGTTTCTAGATGCAATCGATTGCTATGTCGGCTTGGAGAAAAAGAGAGATATGAGGCTGAACTATTAAATGCCAATGAAGCTATGTTACTTTTTTGTTGGCATGCTTTTGACAGTCATTTTCCACCAGAAGATTATGTTAATTTGGCACGAGACATAATCAAATATTCAGGTAGGCTACCATTAGCTCTTGTGACATTGGGGTCACATTTACAAGGAAGTTCTGTAGACGAATGGGGACATGAATTCGAAAAACTAAGAGCAATTCCTCATTGTGATATCCAAAAGATTCTCAAGATAAGCTTTGATGGACTTGATGATGGAACACAGACTGTTTTCCTCGATATTGCATGCGCCTTCCATGGGTTTGATGAGCATGAAGTTACTGAAATATTAAATGCATGTGGCTTTCATGCTAAAAGTGCAATTGCTACTTTAGTCCAAAAACACTTGCTCCAAAAATCTTGGAATATTTTGGAGATGCATGATCTAGTGTGAGATATGGGAAGAGAAGTCGTTCGCATGGAATCAGCTCGAGATCCTGGAAAACGGAGTAGATTGTTCATCCCGCAAGAAGTTTGTGATGTTCTACAAGGAAATAAA GGTTCCAAAAAGGTAGAAGTACTGAAGGTAGATCGACGAGCATTTGAGGGAGTGAACTTGAGCACCAAAgcatttaagaaaatgaaaaaccTTAGGGTTCTTATAATGGATGAGTTACATATTAGTGGAGATTTTGAGCTGTTGTCCAAGGTGCTCAGATGGTTGTCTTGGAAAAAATGTCCTTTAAAATGTATACCATCAAATTTTCCAGCTGAGAATCTTGTAGCTCTAGATATGCAGGAGAGTGATATCCAAGAATTTCAATTGAATTTGCAG tgttgtagaagtttgaagaaGTTGGATCTCTCTTATTGCAAGCAACTCAGAAGGACTCCAAACTTCAACGGTTCACGAAGTCTTGAGACTTTGCTGCTTGGTGGTTGCTCAAGTCTGACAGAGATCCATCCATCAATAGGAAATTTGGACAGACTAATTAAACTAGATATGTCTAGTAGCGAAAAAATTACGTATCTTCCAAGCAGCATATGCCAGCTAAAATCCCTTGAAGACTTGGACGTTGATGGCTGCTCATCTATAAAAACACTGCCAGATAACCTTGGAGATatgaaaagtctattatgtctTTCTGCATCTGGTACGGGTATAAAACAATTGCCTAGATCTGTTGAAATGCTAAGAAATCTTTTAACTTTGAGAGTGGGAGGTCGAAAGAGAGAGGCCAAAAGGAGTATTTCTGGAAGTGGAGTCCATCGGATACAATATTCCTTGTCAACTTTTGTATCCGAATTGAGCCTTACATACTGTAATTTGTCCGAGGCTGATATTCCTAGGGATATTGGGAGCTTATCCTCCTTAGAATATTTAGATTTGAGTGGCAACAGTTTCCATTGTCTACCCATTGATTTTTCTAAGTTAGGATTATTGGCGGAGTTGTGTTTGAATGACTGTGAGAATCTTCAAACACTCCCGTCAGTATCAAATTTAGAGAATCTTGCAATTATTGAACTTGAAAATTGCCAAAAATTGGTCAAG TTACAGAGTTGGACAACCTCCCTTCTATAAAGCGGATCTACATGA
- the LOC107815897 gene encoding LOW QUALITY PROTEIN: disease resistance protein Roq1 (The sequence of the model RefSeq protein was modified relative to this genomic sequence to represent the inferred CDS: inserted 4 bases in 2 codons; deleted 1 base in 1 codon; substituted 2 bases at 2 genomic stop codons) — MDTQLVRGESSHFSYEVFLSFRGEDTRKTFTGHLYSKLSDVGINTFIDDEELRKGDVISRELEKAIEESRISIIVFSRNYASSSWCLNELVKILECKEKLKQMVLSIFYDVDPSQVRRQTGLFGEALAKHKERSIGTQRVEKWRAALTEAANLSGWDLQNVADGHESKFIEKIIQQVLQEVNQTPLDVAXPVGVDYRVKDIDLLLQNECEDGVRIIGIHGVGGIGKTTLAKAIYNRMFRLFNSSCFLSDVRSEAEEFGLVKLQEKLLRQILKTKDIKVGSVAQGVNLIKARLGSKKVLIVLDDVDHKKQLESLTRERSWFGSGSLIIISTRDERLLWQLREKERYEVKLLNDNESMLLFSWHAFDSHFPPEDYVNLARDIIKYSGRLPLALVTLGSHLQGSSVEEWGYEFEKLRAIPHCDIQKILRISFDGLDDETQAVFLDIACAFQGLLEHKITEILNACGFHAKSAIATLVQKHLLQRSWHGLVMHDLVRDMGREIVSLESARDPGKWSRLFIPQEVRDVLQGNEGSENVEVLKVDPGTLKGVNLSTKAFEQMKNLRVLIMDELHISGDFGLFSKKLRWLSWKKCPLKCISSNFPAENLVVLDMRESDIQEFRLNLQCCRSLKKLDLSYCKQLRSTPNFNGSLSLEILXISGCSSLTEIHPSIGNLDRLIKLDMSDCEKLTDLPSSICHLISVDXLSISNCSSIKTLPDNLGDMKSLRCLYASYTGIKQLPRSVEMLRNLVALNVGGQKLEAKRGICGRGVHRIQYSLPTIVSDLSLTYCNLSEADIPRDIGSLSSLAYLDLSGSSFYCLPFGFSKLRLLEKLSLNDCENLQTLPSVSNLEYLGRIEHKNCQNLVKITDLTTSLLXGGST, encoded by the exons ATGGATACTCAATTAGTTAGAGGAGAATCATCTCACTTCTCTTATGAAGTATTCCTGAGTTTTAGAGGTGAAGACACCCGAAAAACATTCACTGGTCATCTTTATTCCAAATTGTCTGATGTTGGAATTAATACCTTCATTGACGACGAGGAATTGAGAAAGGGTGACGTGATTTCAAGAGAATTAGAGAAAGCAATTGAAGAGTCAAGAATTTCCATTATTGTTTTCTCAAGAAATTATGCTTCCTCTAGTTGGTGTCTAAATGAACTAGTTAAAATTCTCGAATGCAAAGAGAAATTAAAGCAGATGGTTTTGTCTATTTTCTATGATGTTGATCCTTCTCAAGTGCGAAGACAAACTGGGTTATTTGGGGAAGCTTtggcaaaacataaggaacgatcaaTTGGGACTCAAAGGGTGGAGAAATGGAGAGCTGCACTTACTGAAGCTGCAAATTTATCTGGATGGGATTTGCAAAATGTTGCTGACGG GCATGAATCAAAGTTTATTGAAAAAATTATACAACAAGTCCTACAAGAGGTCAACCAGACGCCTCTAGATGTTGC TCCAGTTGGTGTAGATTATCGTGTCAAAGATATAGATTTGTTATTGCAAAATGAATGTGAAGATGGAGTTCGCATAATTGGTATTCACGGAGTTGGTGGCATAGGGAAAACAACTCTGGCAAAAGCTATCTACAATCGAATGTTTCGACTCTTCAATAGTAGTTGCTTCCTTTCAGATGTTAGATCAGAAGCTGAAGAATTTGGTCTTGTCAAGCTACAAGAGAAACTTCTTCGACAGATTCTCAAAACTAAAGACATCAAAGTTGGCAGTGTTGCTCAAGGCGTCAATCTAATCAAAGCAAGACTTGGGTCAAAGAAGGTTCTAATTGTTCTTGATGATGTGGACCACAAAAAACAATTAGAATCCTTAACACGAGAAAGAAGTTGGTTTGGTTCGGGTAGTTTAATAATCATTTCCACCCGAGACGAGCGATTGCTATGGCAGCTTAGAGAAAAAGAGAGATATGAGGTCAAACTATTAAATGACAATGAATCTATGTTACTTTTTAGTTGGCATGCTTTTGATAGTCATTTTCCACCAGAAGATTATGTTAATTTGGCACGAGACATAATCAAATATTCAGGTAGGCTACCATTAGCTCTTGTGACATTGGGGTCACATTTACAAGGAAGTTCTGTAGAAGAATGGGGATATGAATTCGAAAAACTAAGAGCAATTCCTCATTGTGATATCCAAAAGATTCTCAGGATAAGCTTTGATGGACTTGATGATGAAACACAAGCAGTTTTTCTTGATATTGCGTGTGCCTTCCAGGGGTTACTTGAGCATAAAATTACCGAAATATTAAATGCATGTGGCTTTCATGCTAAAAGTGCAATTGCAACTTTAGTCCAAAAGCACTTGCTCCAAAGATCTTGGCATGGTTTGGTGATGCATGATCTAGTACGAGATATGGGAAGAGAAATTGTTAGCTTGGAATCAGCTCGAGACCCTGGAAAATGGAGTAGATTGTTCATCCCTCAAGAAGTTCGTGATGTTCTACAAGGAAATGAA GGTTCCGAAAATGTAGAAGTACTGAAGGTAGATCCAGGGACATTAAAGGGAGTAAACTTGAGCACCAAAGCATTTGAGCAAATGAAAAACCTTAGGGTTCTTATAATGGATGAGTTACATATTAGTGGAGATTTTGGGTTGTTTTCCAAGAAGCTCAGATGGTTGTCTTGGAAAAAATGTCCTTTAAAATGTATATCATCAAATTTTCCAGCTGAGAATCTTGTAGTTCTAGATATGCGGGAGAGTGATATCCAAGAATTTCGATTGAATTTGCAG tgttgtagaagtttgaagaaGCTGGATCTCTCTTATTGCAAGCAACTCAGAAGCACTCCAAACTTCAATGGTTCACTGAGTCTTGAGATTTT GATCTCTGGTTGCTCAAGTCTGACGGAGATCCATCCATCAATAGGAAATTTGGACAGACTAATTAAACTAGATATGTCTGATTGCGAAAAACTTACGGATCTTCCAAGCAGCATATGCCACCTAATATCCGTTGATTAATTGAGCATTAGTAACTGCTCATCAATAAAAACACTGCCAGATAACCTTGGAGATATGAAAAGTCTAAGATGTCTTTATGCATCTTATACGGGTATAAAACAATTGCCTAGATCTGTTGAAATGCTAAGAAATCTTGTAGCTTTGAATGTGGGAGGTCAAAAGTTAGAGGCCAAAAGGGGTATTTGTGGAAGAGGAGTCCATCGGATACAATATTCCTTGCCAACTATTGTATCCGATTTGAGCCTTACATACTGTAATTTATCCGAGGCTGATATTCCTAGGGATATTGGGAGCTTATCCTCCTTAGCATATTTAGATTTGAGTGGCAGCAGTTTCTATTGTCTACCCTTTGGTTTTTCTAAGTTACGATTATTGGAGAAGTTGAGTTTGAATGACTGTGAGAATCTTCAAACACTCCCGTCAGTATCAAAtttagagtatcttggaagaattgaacataaaaattgccaaaatttggTCAAGATTACAGATTTA ACAACCTCCCTTCTATAAGGTGGATCAACATGA